Proteins from a genomic interval of Bacteroidota bacterium:
- a CDS encoding histone deacetylase, which yields MNKKNSRRNFVKISAFFASLLIFGKLAWHFFYNKKKMNSNNNIDRNKIMDTINKPLIMNRTAYVYDPYFLKHTQEGHPEFSGRLVAIMEKLEDSGILKTLIKIPAKKCTIDQLLLVHPQSHIDNVKYVSESKIPYLDTDTYTNEFSYNAALLAAGSLIELTNAVVQQKVKNGFAIIRPPGHHAVKKQSMGFCIFSNVAIAAKVAQNQFNIKKIAIIDFDVHHGNGTQDIVNEDPDILFISTHQYPLYPGTGRIEETGKGEGKGSTMNIAVPAGTGDEGFGKIYDQIIIPSLHKFQPELILVSAGYDAHWSDPLAGLTLSLEGFAEISKKLINVAEELCKGKIVFSLEGGYNLDALSNGVMNSIKLLSRRDDIYDPIGKSNNVEPDITELIKEIIKIHG from the coding sequence TTGAATAAAAAAAATAGTCGTAGAAATTTCGTGAAAATATCGGCATTTTTTGCAAGTCTGCTGATTTTTGGGAAATTAGCCTGGCATTTTTTCTACAACAAAAAAAAAATGAACAGTAACAATAATATAGATAGGAATAAAATTATGGATACAATTAATAAACCCTTAATTATGAATCGGACAGCCTATGTTTACGACCCATATTTTTTGAAGCATACTCAAGAGGGTCATCCAGAATTTTCCGGAAGATTAGTAGCAATAATGGAAAAATTAGAAGATTCGGGAATTCTAAAAACTCTAATCAAAATTCCGGCAAAAAAGTGTACTATCGATCAGCTACTTTTGGTACATCCCCAATCGCATATCGATAATGTGAAATATGTCAGCGAAAGCAAAATTCCGTATCTTGATACAGATACATACACCAACGAATTTTCATACAATGCTGCACTTCTCGCAGCAGGTAGCCTCATTGAGCTTACAAATGCAGTTGTTCAACAAAAAGTAAAAAATGGTTTTGCAATAATTCGGCCACCAGGCCATCATGCTGTAAAAAAACAATCAATGGGATTTTGCATTTTTAGCAATGTTGCTATTGCTGCTAAAGTTGCTCAAAATCAATTCAATATTAAAAAAATTGCAATTATCGATTTCGATGTTCATCATGGAAATGGGACACAAGATATTGTGAATGAAGATCCTGATATTTTGTTCATTTCTACTCATCAATATCCGCTATATCCGGGAACCGGCAGAATTGAAGAAACAGGTAAAGGTGAAGGAAAAGGCTCAACTATGAACATTGCAGTACCTGCCGGAACTGGCGATGAAGGTTTTGGAAAAATCTACGATCAAATAATTATTCCATCCTTACACAAATTTCAGCCGGAACTAATTTTAGTATCAGCCGGATACGATGCTCATTGGTCTGATCCTCTTGCTGGTTTGACACTTTCCTTAGAAGGATTTGCAGAAATAAGCAAAAAACTGATTAATGTAGCTGAAGAACTTTGCAAAGGAAAAATTGTTTTTTCGCTTGAAGGTGGATATAATCTTGATGCCCTGAGCAATGGAGTTATGAATAGTATAAAATTATTATCAAGGCGTGATGATATTTACGATCCAATTGGGAAATCAAATAATGTTGAACCAGATATCACAGAATTGATTAAGGAAATAATAAAAATTCATGGATAG
- a CDS encoding uridine kinase — MLGDVLLITEKHEKAAKAIFDKIIAEKKEKFIIAISGESGSGKTELAHVLAKLFKEKGIRAKPLHIDNYYKIHPLERTEWRIKNIIENVVGFGEYDWEEINKNIEDFGKGKKSTMPCIDIVTDQVDMLTSDFGNVDMLIIDGLYAIETDAANLRIFIELTYHETKKAQQKRGKEPQNEYRMRVLEQEHKVVKSLKSKADIFIDKNYQVRFKR, encoded by the coding sequence ATGTTAGGAGATGTACTATTAATAACGGAAAAACACGAAAAGGCTGCAAAAGCTATTTTCGATAAAATTATTGCAGAGAAAAAAGAAAAATTTATTATTGCTATCTCTGGCGAATCGGGCTCCGGGAAAACAGAATTGGCACATGTTTTAGCCAAATTGTTTAAAGAAAAAGGAATTAGAGCAAAACCCTTGCACATAGATAATTATTATAAAATTCATCCTCTTGAACGAACCGAATGGAGAATCAAAAACATTATTGAAAATGTTGTAGGTTTCGGTGAATACGACTGGGAAGAAATTAACAAAAATATTGAAGATTTTGGAAAAGGTAAAAAATCGACAATGCCTTGTATTGATATTGTTACAGATCAGGTAGATATGCTAACCAGCGATTTTGGAAATGTCGATATGCTAATTATTGATGGATTGTATGCGATAGAAACGGATGCTGCCAATTTGCGAATTTTCATTGAACTAACTTACCACGAAACCAAGAAGGCACAGCAAAAACGTGGCAAAGAACCTCAAAACGAATATCGTATGCGTGTGCTCGAGCAAGAACATAAAGTCGTAAAATCATTGAAATCAAAAGCTGATATTTTTATTGATAAGAATTATCAGGTACGATTTAAAAGATAA
- a CDS encoding beta-phosphoglucomutase family hydrolase, translated as MNKFGFDGVIFDLDGVITQTALVHSAAWKKMFNDFLLFRENQFGEKFVEFTHEADYLPYVDGKPRYEGVESFLNSRNISLPQGSPADSPDEQTICGLGNKKNQAFNEVLQNEGVKVFDSTVDLLKTLKNKDLKIGVASSSKNCEAVLKAANLTDYFETRVDGVVSAEQGLKGKPEPEIFTKACDNLNIDYHRAVVIEDAVSGVQAGAKGNFGFVLGIARENNEHELKLNGADIVVKDISEIGFDGITKWFQEGIENDGWQINYYDYNAKKEATRETLTAVGNGFFGTRGAMEENLANSVNYPGTYMAGLYNRLTSKIGDKDIDNQDFVNCPNWLSISFKIGSNDFFDINKNSISNFQRSLCLKTGLLYRKLIVSDDEGRKTLVESWRVASMYNKNLASLKYKISPLNYSENITVVSKLDGNIINNGVARYRQLNQKHIEHVSSSFEENIGFLCVKTTNSDIEVTETAKITVKINNQEINPDFSWKKESACVSNTFTTFVEKGTELQVEKIVSINKAENKEAAKINLFESDKQNLLNYNSFDEIYNESKKSWKEIWEKADIQINGDRLSQKLLRLHIYHLLISASPHNKNIDASITARGLHGEAYRGHIFWDELFILPFYNIHFKEVAKSMLMYRYRRLDAAKEYAQQNSYKGAMFPWQSGSDGREETQLIHLNPITEKWGEDYSSLQKHVSLAVAFNIWKYFQISDDKEFLEKYGLEMFIEICRFWSSKALLNAKTKRYEIFKVMGPDEFHEKYPLCMVGGIKDNAYTNIMTVWAFKKAHELINILSEKSKAELFNKIGLSEEELAHWKNISKNLNLDISEDGKIAQFDGYFNLKELDWEYYKQKYDNIHRMDRILKSEGKSSDEFQLAKQADTLMLFYNLEIGDVREIVEDLGYKLPKDFVERNLNYYFARTSHGSTLSRVVHSQLAEMIGNKKLGEELFKNALISDFQDSQGGTTGEGIHSGVMAGTIMHVINNFAGINLNSENLRINPNLPFGWKNIKFQLNFKNVLYKISIGKEYLSLETDNSVDVEILGQKYSIQSNSAFKLQLAKS; from the coding sequence ATGAATAAATTTGGTTTTGATGGAGTAATTTTCGACCTTGATGGCGTAATTACCCAAACAGCATTAGTACACAGCGCTGCATGGAAAAAAATGTTTAACGATTTTTTATTATTCAGAGAAAATCAGTTTGGTGAGAAATTCGTAGAATTCACGCACGAAGCAGACTATCTTCCTTACGTAGATGGAAAACCAAGATATGAAGGTGTAGAAAGTTTCCTAAACTCAAGGAACATTTCTCTTCCGCAAGGTAGCCCCGCTGATAGCCCCGATGAACAAACTATTTGTGGCTTAGGTAATAAAAAAAATCAAGCTTTCAATGAAGTTTTACAGAACGAAGGAGTAAAAGTTTTCGACTCGACTGTAGATTTACTAAAAACTCTAAAAAATAAAGACTTAAAAATCGGTGTTGCCTCATCAAGCAAAAATTGCGAAGCTGTTCTAAAAGCTGCCAATTTAACCGATTATTTTGAAACTCGTGTTGATGGAGTGGTTTCTGCAGAACAGGGGCTGAAAGGAAAACCCGAACCAGAGATTTTTACAAAAGCCTGCGATAATTTAAATATTGATTATCATCGAGCAGTTGTTATAGAAGATGCCGTTTCGGGCGTTCAAGCAGGAGCAAAAGGAAATTTTGGTTTTGTTCTCGGAATTGCACGCGAAAACAACGAGCATGAACTTAAATTGAACGGTGCTGATATAGTTGTCAAAGATATTTCGGAAATTGGTTTCGATGGAATCACGAAATGGTTTCAGGAAGGTATAGAAAACGATGGCTGGCAAATAAACTACTACGACTATAATGCAAAAAAAGAAGCCACTCGCGAAACTCTCACAGCAGTCGGAAACGGATTTTTTGGTACTCGTGGAGCTATGGAAGAAAATTTGGCAAATTCCGTAAATTATCCAGGCACATATATGGCAGGACTTTACAATAGATTGACTTCAAAAATTGGGGATAAAGATATTGATAATCAAGATTTTGTAAATTGTCCGAATTGGCTTTCAATAAGTTTCAAAATTGGATCGAATGATTTTTTTGACATAAATAAAAATTCAATTTCAAATTTTCAACGAAGTCTTTGCCTGAAAACAGGCTTGCTGTACCGAAAACTTATTGTTTCTGACGATGAAGGTAGAAAAACCCTTGTAGAATCATGGCGAGTAGCAAGCATGTACAATAAAAATTTGGCAAGTCTGAAATATAAAATTTCTCCACTTAATTATTCCGAAAATATTACTGTTGTCTCAAAACTTGACGGAAATATTATAAACAACGGTGTAGCTCGCTACAGGCAACTCAATCAAAAACACATCGAACATGTTTCTTCCTCTTTCGAAGAAAATATAGGCTTTTTGTGCGTAAAAACTACAAATTCTGATATAGAAGTTACGGAAACCGCAAAAATCACTGTTAAGATAAATAATCAGGAAATAAATCCCGACTTCAGTTGGAAAAAAGAAAGTGCCTGTGTTTCAAATACATTTACCACTTTTGTTGAAAAAGGAACTGAACTACAAGTAGAAAAAATTGTAAGTATAAATAAAGCTGAAAACAAAGAAGCAGCAAAAATAAATTTGTTTGAATCAGACAAACAAAATCTTCTGAATTATAACTCTTTTGATGAGATTTACAACGAAAGCAAAAAATCATGGAAAGAAATTTGGGAAAAAGCTGATATTCAAATAAATGGCGATAGACTATCTCAAAAACTCCTTCGTTTGCATATCTATCATTTATTAATTTCAGCATCACCACACAACAAAAATATTGATGCAAGTATCACAGCTCGTGGACTTCATGGCGAAGCCTATCGCGGGCATATTTTTTGGGACGAATTGTTTATTCTACCTTTCTATAACATTCATTTCAAAGAAGTTGCAAAATCTATGCTTATGTATAGGTATAGAAGATTAGATGCAGCAAAAGAATATGCACAGCAGAACTCGTATAAAGGAGCAATGTTTCCTTGGCAAAGTGGTAGTGATGGGCGAGAAGAAACACAACTAATTCATTTAAATCCTATCACTGAGAAATGGGGAGAAGATTACAGTTCTCTGCAAAAGCATGTTTCTTTGGCGGTTGCATTCAACATTTGGAAATATTTTCAAATCTCAGACGACAAAGAGTTCCTCGAAAAATATGGATTGGAAATGTTTATAGAAATATGCAGGTTCTGGTCGAGCAAAGCATTGCTCAATGCTAAAACCAAAAGATATGAGATTTTCAAAGTAATGGGACCCGACGAATTTCACGAAAAATATCCTCTTTGCATGGTAGGTGGAATAAAAGACAATGCCTACACAAATATTATGACAGTTTGGGCTTTCAAAAAGGCACATGAACTTATCAATATTTTAAGTGAAAAATCAAAAGCAGAATTATTCAACAAAATTGGATTATCTGAAGAGGAACTTGCTCATTGGAAGAATATTTCAAAAAATCTAAATCTCGACATTTCTGAAGATGGAAAAATTGCGCAATTCGATGGGTATTTTAATCTCAAAGAATTAGACTGGGAATATTACAAACAAAAATATGATAATATTCACAGAATGGACAGAATTTTGAAATCAGAAGGAAAATCGTCCGATGAATTCCAGCTTGCAAAACAAGCAGATACATTAATGTTATTTTACAATCTTGAAATTGGTGATGTAAGAGAAATTGTTGAAGATTTGGGATATAAATTGCCAAAAGATTTTGTAGAAAGAAATTTAAACTACTATTTCGCCAGAACCTCGCATGGGTCAACATTGAGCCGTGTTGTACATTCTCAGCTTGCCGAAATGATCGGCAATAAAAAACTTGGAGAAGAACTCTTTAAAAATGCTCTGATAAGCGATTTCCAAGATTCGCAGGGAGGAACAACCGGAGAAGGAATTCATAGCGGAGTGATGGCTGGAACAATTATGCACGTAATCAATAATTTTGCCGGTATAAACCTAAATTCAGAAAATCTTAGAATTAACCCAAATTTGCCTTTTGGCTGGAAAAATATTAAATTTCAATTAAATTTTAAAAACGTTTTATATAAAATCTCCATTGGAAAAGAATATTTATCATTAGAAACTGACAACAGTGTAGATGTCGAAATATTAGGACAAAAATATTCAATACAGTCAAATTCTGCTTTTAAATTGCAGTTAGCTAAAAGCTAA